In Paenibacillus algicola, a genomic segment contains:
- a CDS encoding sensor domain-containing diguanylate cyclase, with amino-acid sequence MSEEQRKASSASCGTTALPDGAASCGLISRSAGTRHHDLDITIYDQPYLQPIMEESFLEWKSEASSLLSQVGGEWAVLNSEGVWLAGDSALQDYFLAGDDETLQRVLRTGQPAAAVSDAVMGGRTVCAVPLQSRTRGELFGALVRVSLEDKLDERVLVLTEAAGLLLRSCFYRGFQSIFVNDLEKVYVQAAKEARQRSILFQYIKRMHSRIDVDKVLTEVMESILGLYPEVGLELFMSQDHESNHPLVKPLLLHHWQEEIYVRTFMEGTVTTLHRGSGEEARVEIGVPVGGKQGVYGVLHLKATGPLMEELDVELLEMMADAAGTAFENAKLYEQSNVMIHELRMINELTQRLSKSLHLADIYQFANQELRKILGAHYCCILVMNEELGALEVASCNAPWLAKEVFPKEYGIGGHVYQSKEPFILADYAAERPAESKLMETTGSSSMIATPLMVNGGIRGVILMSHRKKHYFSYDNYRLLQTLSSHIGLAVGNASLHAEVRRMANRDMLTELYARHYLDEAIQKCQSRDFCGSLILVDIDHFKRVNDTFGHQKGDKILKQVSNVIKSSIRQSDIAARWGGEELAVYLPGLGIDQAFQVGERIRQRVEQETDPLVTVSCGISEWNWTQERISVESLFYRADMALYQAKNSGRNQIMIEETESSGD; translated from the coding sequence ATGTCAGAAGAACAACGGAAGGCATCTTCAGCCTCCTGCGGGACGACTGCTCTGCCAGACGGGGCAGCATCCTGCGGGCTGATCAGCAGAAGTGCCGGAACCAGGCATCACGATCTGGATATTACGATCTATGACCAGCCGTATCTTCAACCGATTATGGAGGAGAGCTTTCTGGAATGGAAGAGCGAAGCCTCCAGCCTGCTGTCGCAAGTCGGTGGAGAATGGGCAGTGCTGAATTCCGAGGGCGTCTGGCTTGCGGGGGATTCTGCCTTGCAGGACTATTTCCTGGCCGGCGATGACGAGACTCTGCAGAGAGTGCTGCGTACCGGGCAGCCGGCGGCGGCGGTTAGTGACGCCGTGATGGGCGGCAGAACGGTATGTGCTGTTCCGCTTCAGTCCAGGACACGGGGCGAGCTGTTCGGAGCTCTGGTGAGAGTGTCGCTGGAGGACAAGCTGGATGAGCGCGTTCTGGTGCTCACGGAGGCGGCTGGACTCCTTTTGCGTTCCTGTTTTTACCGGGGATTTCAATCCATCTTTGTCAACGATTTGGAGAAGGTATACGTTCAGGCCGCTAAGGAGGCCCGCCAACGCTCCATTTTGTTTCAATATATCAAGAGGATGCATTCACGCATCGATGTGGACAAGGTGCTGACAGAGGTAATGGAGAGCATTCTCGGTCTTTATCCGGAGGTAGGTCTGGAGCTGTTTATGTCTCAGGACCACGAGAGCAACCATCCATTAGTGAAGCCGCTGCTGCTGCATCACTGGCAGGAAGAGATTTATGTAAGGACCTTTATGGAAGGCACCGTCACAACGCTGCACCGGGGCTCAGGAGAAGAAGCCCGCGTAGAGATCGGTGTTCCGGTCGGCGGGAAGCAGGGGGTTTACGGTGTGCTTCATTTGAAGGCGACGGGGCCGCTTATGGAGGAGCTGGATGTAGAGCTGCTGGAAATGATGGCGGATGCCGCGGGCACGGCTTTTGAGAACGCCAAGCTGTATGAGCAGTCCAACGTTATGATACACGAGCTGCGGATGATTAACGAGCTGACCCAGCGGCTTAGCAAAAGCCTGCACCTGGCCGATATTTACCAGTTTGCCAATCAGGAGCTGCGAAAGATTCTGGGTGCGCACTATTGCTGCATTCTCGTGATGAATGAGGAACTGGGCGCACTGGAGGTGGCCTCCTGTAATGCCCCATGGCTGGCCAAGGAAGTGTTCCCGAAGGAATACGGCATCGGCGGGCATGTCTACCAGAGTAAGGAGCCGTTCATTCTGGCGGATTATGCGGCGGAGCGTCCGGCGGAGTCGAAGCTGATGGAGACGACCGGGTCCAGCTCCATGATCGCAACCCCGTTGATGGTCAACGGGGGGATCCGCGGGGTTATCCTGATGTCGCACCGGAAGAAGCACTATTTCTCTTACGATAACTACCGGCTGCTCCAAACGCTCTCCAGCCATATCGGTCTGGCTGTAGGAAACGCCTCGCTGCATGCCGAGGTACGGAGGATGGCGAACCGGGATATGCTGACTGAGCTGTATGCTCGCCATTATCTGGATGAAGCCATCCAGAAATGCCAAAGCCGCGATTTCTGCGGGTCCCTGATTCTGGTGGATATTGACCATTTCAAGCGGGTGAATGACACCTTCGGCCATCAGAAGGGCGATAAGATTCTCAAGCAGGTCAGCAATGTCATTAAATCCTCGATTCGCCAAAGCGATATAGCTGCCAGATGGGGCGGCGAAGAGCTGGCGGTGTACCTCCCAGGTCTGGGCATTGACCAGGCGTTTCAAGTGGGGGAACGTATCCGCCAGCGCGTGGAGCAGGAAACGGATCCTTTGGTAACGGTATCCTGCGGGATTTCGGAGTGGAACTGGACACAGGAGCGGATCAGCGTAGAATCCCTCTTTTACCGGGCTGACATGGCGCTCTATCAAGCCAAGAACAGCGGCCGGAACCAGATTATGATCGAAGAGACCGAATCGTCCGGAGATTAA
- the rpsD gene encoding 30S ribosomal protein S4 codes for MARYTGPKFKLSRRVGISLSGTGKELKRPFPPGQHGPNQRRKMSNYGMQLQEKQKLRHMYGLGEKQFRTLFDKAQHMKGIAGENFMFLLESRLDNLVYRLGLSNSRAGARQLVAHGHVTVNGKKVDIASYSVSTGDVIGLREKSRGLSAIKDAMANRVHLPAYLEFDENAMEGKYIRLPERSELSQDIDEKQIVEFYNR; via the coding sequence ATGGCACGTTACACCGGTCCTAAATTTAAATTGAGCCGTCGCGTGGGTATTTCCCTCAGCGGTACTGGCAAAGAATTGAAGCGTCCTTTCCCTCCGGGTCAGCATGGTCCTAACCAACGGAGAAAGATGAGCAACTACGGTATGCAGCTTCAAGAAAAGCAAAAGCTTCGTCACATGTACGGCTTGGGCGAGAAGCAATTCCGCACACTGTTTGACAAAGCACAGCACATGAAAGGTATTGCCGGTGAGAACTTCATGTTCCTGCTCGAGAGCCGTCTGGACAACCTCGTATACCGTTTGGGTCTGAGCAATTCCCGTGCAGGTGCTCGTCAGCTGGTTGCTCATGGTCATGTTACTGTAAACGGCAAGAAAGTGGACATCGCTTCCTACTCCGTTTCCACTGGCGACGTGATCGGCCTTCGTGAGAAAAGCCGCGGCTTGTCCGCAATCAAGGATGCAATGGCTAACCGTGTGCATCTGCCAGCTTACCTGGAGTTTGATGAGAACGCAATGGAAGGCAAGTACATCCGTCTGCCAGAGCGCTCCGAGCTGTCCCAGGACATCGATGAGAAGCAAATCGTCGAATTCTACAACCGCTAA